One region of Endozoicomonas sp. Mp262 genomic DNA includes:
- the ssb gene encoding single-stranded DNA-binding protein — protein sequence MAYSKGVNKVILIGNLGDDPDIRYTPQGAAIANLSIATSESWKDKTTGKVQEKTEWHRVMLFGRNAENAQQYLFKGSKVYIEGKLETRKWQDNNGNDRYTTSVIVDPFNGVIQYLSSRDNSGQPPAQQQGAPAQRQQNPPVRQPQQNGYANARQGRNQQPAQGTPPQPDFDDDIPF from the coding sequence ATGGCTTACAGCAAAGGCGTCAATAAAGTGATCCTGATCGGCAACCTGGGAGATGACCCTGATATACGCTACACCCCACAGGGTGCAGCCATTGCCAACCTGTCTATCGCTACCAGCGAGAGCTGGAAAGATAAAACCACGGGAAAAGTTCAGGAAAAAACTGAATGGCACCGGGTCATGCTGTTTGGCAGGAACGCGGAGAATGCCCAGCAATACCTGTTTAAAGGCTCAAAGGTCTATATCGAGGGCAAGCTGGAAACCCGAAAGTGGCAGGATAATAATGGCAATGACCGCTATACCACCTCTGTTATTGTGGACCCCTTCAACGGTGTCATCCAATACCTGAGTAGCCGTGATAACTCCGGCCAGCCACCGGCTCAACAGCAGGGCGCACCCGCCCAGCGGCAGCAAAACCCACCGGTCAGGCAGCCTCAACAAAATGGCTATGCCAACGCCCGGCAGGGACGCAACCAGCAGCCAGCACAGGGAACACCACCGCAACCGGACTTTGATGATGACATCCCGTTTTGA